From Zingiber officinale cultivar Zhangliang chromosome 5B, Zo_v1.1, whole genome shotgun sequence, the proteins below share one genomic window:
- the LOC121984562 gene encoding uncharacterized protein LOC121984562 isoform X2: protein MKGRTTYTQRLVAITLVLLAMLSPLYIDRRTPIELDDEYHSAGGSLQVWLPFVLIILVFVINLTCFMDKKIMRFDPYWIHRFGGSSCGIVMLLLVLGFVLKCKASLRGEV from the coding sequence ATGAAGGGGAGGACTACTTACACTCAGAGGCTTGTTGCAATCACACTGGTACTTCTTGCTATGCTATCACCATTATACATCGACCGGAGAACGCCGATCGAGCTAGATGACGAGTACCACAGCGCAGGAGGATCCCTGCAGGTTTGGCTTCCGTTTGTGCTCATAATTCTGGTCTTTGTCATCAACCTTACTTGCTTCATGGACAAGAAGATCATGAGGTTTGATCCATACTGGATACATAGGTTCGGAGGGTCCTCCTGTGGAATTGTGATGCTTCTTTTAGTTCTGGGGTTTGTGTTGAAGTGTAAGGCATCTCTAAGGGGCGAGGTTTGA
- the LOC121984562 gene encoding pentatricopeptide repeat-containing protein At3g12770-like isoform X1: protein MVRTLAQLHTDAAFPSSLAPDGAAFLHSVSSLSALKCLHAVLLKQGGLFLHVATKLLALAASLSPSVRYARNLFDAAPRRDSFMWNTLLRAYADLGPCNEVPFLYAQMHAAGLSPDHFTFPFVVRACAVASAFREGVQAHCDALRHGFASNPFLQTALVTMYAQNGEVSDAELVFGEMHFRNIVSWTSMIAGYVQNFVFGEALGVFRRMVASGTPPNEITMVSVLPALRGPESLVSGMAIHGFAIKLGFDSHPSLANALIAMYARCGSTSVARSLFDEMPDRNLVSWNTMIAMYEQSGEGGKAIKLFRAMLTERVPPNGVTLVSLISACAAMGALETGRWVHGFARNRGLDADVRVGNALVDMYGRCGSVEEARQVFDSLTPKGVVTWSAMIRSYAAHGRVRDALDLFDEMCEQGLRPNTFTYTSVLAACSHGGLVEEGLRHLDGMRAYGLTPTLEHCTCMVDLLGRAGRLAEAYKFIKGMAVEPDIGVWGALLGACRIHGELEMAEAVTEELSRRRGCRNSTVYVLMANMYAEAGRWEEAEKVRERMREMELRKDPGQSFVNTDKSSSSIQRSSSMQQVFGL from the coding sequence ATGGTTAGAACCCTTGCTCAGCTGCACACAGACGCCGCGTTCCCCTCCTCCCTCGCACCTGACGGCGCCGCCTTCCTCCACTCCGTCTCCTCCCTCTCCGCCCTCAAATGTCTCCACGCCGTTCTTCTAAAGCAAGGAGGCCTCTTCCTCCACGTCGCCACCAAGTTGCTCGCCCTCGCCGCCTCCCTCTCGCCTTCCGTCCGCTACGCCCGCAACCTGTTCGACGCCGCGCCACGCCGCGACTCCTTCATGTGGAACACCCTGCTCCGCGCCTACGCCGACCTCGGCCCCTGCAATGAGGTCCCCTTCCTCTACGCCCAGATGCACGCCGCCGGTCTTTCCCCGGACCACTTCACCTTCCCCTTCGTCGTCCGCGCCTGCGCGGTTGCCTCCGCCTTCCGCGAAGGGGTGCAGGCCCACTGCGACGCTCTCAGGCACGGCTTCGCCTCGAACCCCTTTTTGCAGACCGCATTGGTCACCATGTACGCCCAGAACGGGGAGGTCTCCGACGCGGAGTTGGTCTTCGGCGAGATGCACTTCAGGAACATCGTCTCTTGGACCTCCATGATCGCTGGGTACGTCCAAAATTTCGTCTTTGGTGAAGCGTTGGGTGTTTTCAGGCGGATGGTGGCTTCCGGGACTCCGCCCAACGAGATCACAATGGTGAGCGTTCTCCCTGCTCTGAGAGGTCCGGAATCCCTAGTCTCCGGGATGGCAATCCACGGCTTCGCCATCAAATTAGGGTTCGATTCGCATCCCTCGTTGGCGAATGCCCTAATCGCCATGTACGCCAGATGTGGGAGCACGAGCGTTGCGAGATCCCTGTTCGACGAAATGCCCGATCGGAACTTGGTTTCCTGGAACACCATGATCGCGATGTACGAGCAGAGCGGCGAGGGTGGCAAGGCGATCAAGCTATTCCGGGCGATGCTGACGGAAAGAGTGCCGCCCAACGGCGTCACGCTGGTGAGCCTCATCTCCGCCTGCGCCGCAATGGGAGCGCTGGAGACTGGCCGGTGGGTGCACGGGTTCGCCCGGAACAGAGGACTCGACGCAGACGTCAGGGTCGGTAACGCGCTGGTGGACATGTACGGTCGGTGCGGAAGCGTCGAGGAGGCAAGGCAGGTTTTCGACAGTCTCACGCCCAAGGGCGTGGTCACCTGGAGCGCCATGATCAGGTCCTATGCTGCACACGGTCGTGTCAGAGATGCCCTGGATCTGTTCGACGAAATGTGCGAGCAAGGACTGAGGCCGAACACCTTCACGTACACGTCCGTCCTGGCGGCGTGCAGTCACGGCGGCCTGGTAGAGGAGGGTTTGAGGCACTTGGACGGGATGAGGGCTTATGGATTAACTCCCACGCTGGAGCACTGCACTTGCATGGTGGACCTCCTCGGCCGTGCAGGGAGGCTGGCGGAGGCATACAAGTTCATTAAGGGTATGGCGGTGGAGCCTGACATCGGGGTGTGGGGAGCTCTGCTGGGGGCTTGCAGAATTCATGGGGAGCTGGAGATGGCGGAGGCGGTGACGGAAGAGCTATCCCGGCGGCGGGGTTGCAGGAATTCAACGGTGTACGTGCTGATGGCGAACATGTATGCAGAAGCCGGGCGGTGGGAGGAGGCGGAGAAAGTTAGGGAGAGGATGAGAGAGATGGAGCTGAGGAAGGACCCCGGCCAGAGTTTCGTCAATACAGACAAGAGCTCAAGTTCTATACAAAGATCCAGTTCAATGCAACAAGTATTTGGTCTGTAG
- the LOC121984567 gene encoding 60S ribosomal protein L27a-3-like, whose protein sequence is MTTRLKKNRKKRGHVSAGHGRIGKHRKHPGGRGNAGGMHHHRILFDKYHPGYFGKVGMRYFHRLRNKFHCPIVNVDTLWSLIPEDLKGSTAGAKDGSVPLLDVTQYGYFKVLGKGSLPPSRPIVVKTKLISKIAEKKIKEAGGSVVLTA, encoded by the coding sequence ATGACGACCCGCTTGAAGAAGAATCGGAAGAAACGAGGCCACGTGAGCGCTGGCCACGGCCGCATCGGGAAGCACCGGAAGCACCCGGGAGGCCGCGGGAACGCCGGCGGTATGCACCACCACCGCATCCTTTTCGACAAGTACCACCCGGGCTACTTCGGCAAGGTCGGCATGCGTTACTTCCACCGCCTCCGCAACAAGTTCCACTGCCCGATCGTCAACGTCGACACTCTCTGGTCGCTCATCCCTGAAGACTTGAAGGGGTCGACCGCCGGAGCCAAAGATGGCTCCGTTCCGCTGCTAGATGTGACTCAGTATGGCTACTTCAAGGTGCTCGGCAAGGGCTCGCTCCCCCCGTCCCGCCCTATCGTCGTGAAAACCAAGCTCATATCGAAGATCGCGGAGAAGAAGATCAAGGAGGCCGGCGGCTCTGTCGTGCTCACTGCCTGA